A region from the Muribaculum gordoncarteri genome encodes:
- a CDS encoding amylo-alpha-1,6-glucosidase: protein MKFGQLFAVAGCTALLGACSNSSLLPGQDGTLSRLDVEDMGIAVAADSQREYSFTDKKASFWYGMTHTDNWDDWHAGWNIAKRRLLSDYTVGVDGDTLSRREAEVTVYPYKIDRVYTKARENFYMFDRVELLYVELSDVKGDSVWIELSPRLISAGKQGAAGIEFVPKESAGGVITLQPFKDVAYRWNGTRLMAPADAGGFIISYTEDGSAAQVAALFRRDHEKMLRERIDRMNALVEKSNPLSSDNDTLDKAMAWIVLTTDELVTCQQGNGIYAGLPWFNEYWGRDMFITMPGAVFCTGQWETARSIFSDFAKFQDRNPESETLGRIPNRANLEGIIYNTADGTPRFVTDVYEYMQYTGDTTYLASIYPAIELSINSVIEHGTDADGFLVHADADTWMDAKRQGKYPCSPRGNRAVDIQALWYEQLRSGAKMARIMGHDDESRRWDLAADSLLATFNRMFVNTADTLVYDHLNADGTPDLQYRPNMLYALDMVADTAVVMKATRDAWRRLVYPWGVASLDQNDPQFHPYHENWHHYHKDDAYHNGTVWLWNNGMAMQRMIEAGQQDIAWQLFENMNRQALYEGAVGSLSENADAWPRKGAQWARRSGTFLQAWSNAEQIRVWYQGFLGIRPALLDGCITLAPRIPSALNTLRYSELIGNGSLLGAFERTADCRIYEYRLSGIASRLKFDIEDFATFDLAVTDGSTVRVKVTDSELTASVTDRDGKTTSKIAIAPDPAKAARQQAMNRYFEGTHFAVPSMKENLPSLSRYFDPPLDYSSIE from the coding sequence ATGAAATTTGGACAATTATTTGCAGTTGCGGGATGCACGGCTCTTTTGGGGGCTTGTTCAAACTCGTCGCTGCTGCCCGGACAAGATGGGACCCTGAGCCGGCTTGATGTTGAAGACATGGGCATAGCGGTGGCAGCCGACAGCCAGCGCGAATATTCTTTTACTGACAAAAAGGCCTCGTTCTGGTATGGCATGACGCACACCGACAACTGGGACGACTGGCACGCGGGCTGGAATATAGCTAAACGACGACTGCTGAGCGACTATACTGTCGGCGTTGACGGCGACACGCTGTCAAGGCGCGAGGCCGAGGTAACGGTCTATCCCTATAAAATTGACCGTGTATATACGAAGGCCCGCGAGAATTTCTATATGTTTGACCGTGTGGAGCTGCTCTATGTTGAACTATCGGATGTGAAGGGCGATTCGGTGTGGATAGAGCTGTCACCAAGGCTTATTTCGGCCGGCAAACAGGGCGCGGCAGGAATTGAATTCGTGCCAAAAGAATCGGCCGGAGGTGTTATCACCCTACAGCCGTTCAAAGATGTGGCCTATCGATGGAACGGCACCCGACTGATGGCGCCTGCCGATGCCGGCGGCTTCATCATTTCATATACGGAAGACGGCAGTGCCGCGCAGGTTGCCGCACTCTTTCGCCGCGACCACGAGAAAATGCTCCGTGAGCGCATCGACCGAATGAACGCCTTGGTGGAGAAGTCCAACCCTCTCTCTTCGGACAATGATACGCTCGACAAAGCCATGGCCTGGATCGTCCTCACCACCGACGAGCTTGTCACCTGCCAGCAGGGCAACGGCATTTATGCCGGCTTGCCATGGTTCAACGAGTACTGGGGCCGCGACATGTTCATAACAATGCCGGGGGCTGTCTTTTGCACCGGACAGTGGGAAACGGCGCGAAGCATATTCAGCGATTTTGCAAAGTTTCAGGACCGAAATCCCGAATCGGAAACCCTCGGTCGCATTCCCAACCGTGCCAACCTCGAAGGCATAATCTACAATACGGCCGACGGTACGCCGCGTTTTGTAACGGATGTGTACGAATATATGCAATATACCGGCGACACTACATACCTCGCCTCTATCTACCCGGCTATCGAACTGAGTATCAACAGCGTGATTGAACATGGAACCGATGCCGACGGATTTCTCGTTCATGCCGATGCCGACACATGGATGGATGCCAAACGACAGGGAAAGTATCCCTGCTCGCCACGTGGCAACCGTGCTGTCGACATTCAGGCGTTGTGGTACGAGCAGTTGCGCAGCGGGGCCAAGATGGCTCGCATCATGGGACATGACGATGAGAGCCGCCGTTGGGACCTTGCCGCCGATTCGCTCTTAGCAACGTTCAACCGCATGTTTGTCAACACGGCCGACACATTGGTCTACGACCATCTCAATGCCGACGGAACACCCGACCTTCAGTACCGCCCCAATATGCTCTATGCCCTTGACATGGTGGCCGACACGGCAGTTGTTATGAAGGCGACACGCGATGCATGGCGGAGGCTCGTATATCCGTGGGGTGTGGCATCGCTCGACCAAAACGATCCTCAGTTCCATCCCTACCATGAGAACTGGCATCACTATCACAAGGACGATGCCTACCATAACGGCACGGTGTGGCTGTGGAACAACGGCATGGCCATGCAGCGCATGATAGAGGCCGGACAGCAGGACATTGCATGGCAACTCTTTGAAAACATGAACCGTCAGGCTCTCTATGAAGGCGCTGTGGGAAGCCTGTCGGAGAACGCCGACGCATGGCCCCGCAAGGGAGCGCAGTGGGCACGGCGTTCCGGCACTTTCCTCCAGGCATGGAGCAATGCCGAGCAAATCAGAGTATGGTACCAGGGTTTTCTGGGCATACGCCCCGCCCTTCTCGACGGCTGCATCACGCTTGCACCGCGCATACCTTCGGCTCTGAACACATTGCGCTACAGCGAGCTGATTGGTAACGGATCGCTCCTCGGAGCCTTCGAGCGCACCGCCGACTGCCGCATCTATGAATACCGATTGTCGGGCATAGCGTCGCGTCTGAAATTTGACATCGAAGATTTTGCCACCTTCGACCTCGCCGTGACCGATGGCTCAACAGTGCGTGTGAAAGTGACAGATAGCGAACTGACAGCAAGCGTAACCGACCGCGACGGAAAGACGACATCCAAAATCGCCATAGCACCCGACCCGGCCAAAGCGGCACGCCAACAAGCCATGAACCGCTACTTCGAGGGAACCCACTTTGCCGTGCCATCAATGAAGGAAAACCTACCGTCGCTCAGCCGCTACTTCGACCCGCCCCTCGACTACTCCAGCATTGAGTAA
- a CDS encoding KilA-N domain-containing protein: MAKITVQNTEITIIAVNGDDYISLTDLARHKSDEPNAVIANWLRNRNTIEYLGIWEQLYNPNFKPTEFEGFRRQAGLNAFTLSPKKWTDATNAIGIIAKSGRYGGTYAHKDIALKFASWISVEFELYIVKEFQRLKTEEQRLLGWSAKRELSKINYRIHTDAIKQNLVPAEVTPAQASIIYANEADVLNVAMFGVTAKQWREANPDLKGNIRDYATINELICLSNMENLNAVFIEQGMTQSERLVKLNQIAIHQMSVLESSDNDRKLLK, translated from the coding sequence ATGGCAAAGATTACAGTTCAAAATACCGAAATAACAATTATCGCCGTCAATGGGGATGATTATATTTCGTTGACCGATTTGGCACGGCATAAAAGCGATGAACCTAATGCCGTGATTGCAAACTGGTTGCGAAACCGCAACACAATAGAGTATTTAGGAATTTGGGAACAGCTTTACAATCCGAATTTTAAACCCACCGAATTCGAGGGGTTTAGACGACAGGCCGGGCTGAACGCATTTACGCTCTCACCAAAGAAATGGACGGATGCGACAAATGCCATTGGTATAATCGCTAAATCAGGGCGTTATGGAGGAACGTATGCACATAAAGATATTGCATTGAAGTTCGCAAGCTGGATTTCTGTTGAGTTTGAACTCTACATCGTCAAGGAATTTCAGCGGTTGAAGACGGAGGAACAGCGGTTGTTGGGTTGGTCGGCGAAACGTGAGCTGTCGAAAATCAACTACCGCATACACACTGATGCCATAAAGCAGAACCTTGTCCCTGCGGAGGTTACTCCGGCACAGGCAAGTATCATCTACGCCAATGAAGCCGATGTGCTGAATGTGGCGATGTTTGGTGTAACGGCAAAGCAATGGCGAGAAGCCAATCCCGACCTCAAAGGCAACATACGCGATTACGCCACAATCAACGAACTTATCTGCCTGTCAAATATGGAGAACCTCAATGCGGTTTTCATCGAGCAGGGCATGACGCAGAGCGAGCGACTTGTAAAACTGAACCAAATAGCCATTCATCAGATGAGCGTGTTGGAAAGCAGCGACAACGATAGAAAACTATTGAAATAA
- a CDS encoding S41 family peptidase codes for MKSKPIVKTLLRILLVLVALVLFTFAGLIVYFKFFYSSETTAESYYVENLPLKSDSFSDDFHEITEIVKDNYSLCKSKHLNIDSLCDSYSARIGHISTSKEYGELLQEFFASLKVGHSFVYLKKYSAGMIPVLINDSVFINKPNKLMTEAGLMDKDRVIAVEGEPVAEWMNRNEKYVSASTSHNRRLFTSVDIFNSLSDTVRNITVCRGIDTIKVELPLLPNDKLPSNAIVETSSKRLNDSIGYIAINTMMDGVLESFISDFNKVRNLPNLIIDVRNNEGGNSGNGRELCRYFIHHDQPHCIDNKIMSPMDNAYQGKVILLTSPMTFSAAESFVIDMKESGDVILVGEPTAGDTGNHPQTFRTSNGISFRIPTAAPSVSPKGFPLEGIGIVPDYNITQTVSDYFNDKDTQLEFAIDYLNR; via the coding sequence ATGAAATCTAAGCCTATAGTAAAGACCTTACTACGGATTTTGCTTGTTTTAGTGGCACTTGTGTTATTCACATTTGCCGGTTTAATAGTTTATTTCAAATTCTTTTATTCATCAGAAACGACGGCAGAAAGTTATTATGTCGAAAATTTGCCATTGAAAAGTGACAGTTTTTCAGACGATTTTCATGAAATTACGGAGATTGTAAAAGACAATTACTCCCTTTGCAAATCCAAGCATCTAAACATTGATTCATTATGCGATTCATACTCCGCACGCATAGGGCATATTTCTACATCAAAAGAATACGGTGAGCTTTTGCAAGAGTTTTTCGCATCGTTGAAAGTTGGACACTCTTTTGTGTACTTGAAAAAGTATAGCGCAGGAATGATTCCAGTGCTTATAAATGATTCTGTTTTCATTAATAAACCCAACAAATTAATGACGGAAGCAGGATTAATGGATAAGGATCGGGTTATTGCCGTAGAGGGCGAACCTGTTGCAGAGTGGATGAACAGGAATGAAAAATATGTGTCAGCATCCACATCTCATAATCGACGGTTATTCACTTCTGTGGATATTTTCAACAGTCTATCGGACACTGTGCGTAATATTACTGTCTGTCGTGGAATTGACACCATAAAAGTTGAATTACCATTGCTGCCAAATGACAAGCTGCCGTCCAATGCCATAGTTGAAACCAGTAGCAAGCGTTTAAATGATAGCATTGGGTATATTGCAATTAATACAATGATGGACGGCGTTCTTGAAAGTTTTATTTCAGACTTTAATAAAGTGCGCAACCTCCCCAATCTTATAATAGATGTACGTAATAACGAAGGAGGCAATAGCGGTAACGGACGCGAATTATGCCGTTATTTCATACATCATGACCAACCCCACTGTATTGACAATAAGATAATGTCGCCAATGGATAATGCTTATCAAGGAAAGGTAATTCTGCTTACAAGTCCTATGACTTTTTCTGCTGCCGAAAGTTTTGTCATCGACATGAAAGAAAGTGGTGATGTCATATTGGTTGGAGAACCGACAGCCGGAGATACAGGAAACCATCCTCAGACCTTCAGAACTTCAAACGGCATAAGTTTCCGTATCCCTACTGCAGCCCCGTCAGTTTCTCCCAAAGGATTTCCATTGGAGGGGATTGGTATTGTACCGGATTACAATATAACCCAAACTGTTTCTGATTATTTCAACGATAAAGACACCCAGCTTGAATTTGCAATAGATTATTTAAATAGATGA
- a CDS encoding META domain-containing protein — protein sequence MSRSIKKTLFSQVDSGCRMLMLYVVGIIGIMLVSSCSSKKHDDPDDEKCNMLYYATPENVAEVEDIDYGAALPGKWHFAEISDGTNVINPDTIYFIRFSQYGYKVETGCNEIIGDYTVDGDSISWNNGLKTSMWCDDMVVEAAVYKVLFNVRRLSFDNDSILRLCTSTPSQYILLTK from the coding sequence ATGTCACGCTCAATTAAGAAAACGCTCTTTTCGCAAGTTGACAGTGGATGTCGCATGCTGATGCTCTATGTCGTCGGCATCATCGGCATTATGCTTGTCAGTTCATGCTCATCAAAAAAGCATGATGACCCCGATGATGAAAAATGCAATATGCTCTATTATGCCACCCCTGAAAATGTGGCCGAGGTTGAGGATATTGATTACGGCGCTGCACTTCCCGGGAAATGGCATTTTGCCGAGATTTCCGATGGGACAAATGTGATAAACCCCGATACGATATATTTCATCAGATTCTCGCAATACGGTTATAAAGTTGAAACCGGATGCAATGAAATAATTGGCGATTACACGGTTGATGGTGATTCAATTAGTTGGAACAACGGACTGAAGACAAGCATGTGGTGCGACGATATGGTTGTTGAGGCTGCAGTTTATAAGGTTCTCTTCAACGTGCGGCGATTGAGTTTTGACAACGATTCTATTCTTCGCTTATGCACCTCCACTCCAAGTCAATACATACTGCTGACAAAATAA